The proteins below are encoded in one region of Segatella copri:
- a CDS encoding DUF177 domain-containing protein has translation MCNIDSFKIDLKALPQGITEKEFKLTNEYFEAIDAPDVQRGELSSSLSVNRTDDFFELNFHTEGVVHIPCDICLDDMDQTIETNDRLVVKFGEEYSEDDDLVTVAENEGILDVAWFIYEFIDLNIPIKHVHAPGKCNPAMIEKLNEHSAARSGEEEEDTVDPRWEALLKLKK, from the coding sequence ATGTGTAACATAGATTCTTTTAAGATTGATTTGAAAGCTTTACCTCAAGGGATAACCGAAAAGGAATTTAAGCTTACCAATGAATATTTTGAGGCAATCGATGCTCCTGATGTTCAGAGAGGCGAGTTGTCAAGTAGTCTGTCTGTCAATAGGACGGACGACTTCTTCGAGCTCAATTTCCATACTGAGGGAGTGGTTCACATACCATGCGACATCTGTCTGGACGATATGGATCAAACCATAGAGACTAATGACAGGCTAGTCGTAAAATTCGGAGAAGAGTACTCAGAGGATGATGATCTGGTGACTGTGGCCGAGAACGAAGGAATACTCGATGTCGCCTGGTTTATCTATGAATTTATAGATCTCAATATTCCCATCAAGCATGTGCATGCACCTGGAAAATGCAACCCTGCTATGATTGAAAAGCTCAATGAGCATTCTGCCGCCCGAAGCGGTGAGGAAGAAGAGGATACTGTAGATCCACGCTGGGAAGCTCTATTGAAATTGAAAAAATAA
- a CDS encoding HAMP domain-containing sensor histidine kinase produces MIWTDRIRQVKIFGVIAAVFIAVASLVVSHFLVRDLAEEERTRMAVWAEAMRTLNNADENTDLNLVLKVINENNSIPVIVMDSENHAQTFRNVDVEGKDYADSLAYASAIGQRLLKQGKNIKIELDDSTHDYIQVCYDESLMIRRLSAYPYIQLGVVMLFVVIAIFALLTSKRAEQNKVWVGLSKETAHQLGTPISSLMAWIEILKMNYPDDELIPEMNKDIQRLQLIADRFSKIGALPEPVPASLNEVMNHVIDYMDRRTSKNVKMVKEIPEQDVIVKMNASLFEWVIENLSKNAVDAMGANGGQITLHVEETDDKAIIEVSDTGNGIRKRDLKNVFRPGFTTKKRGWGLGLSLAKRIVEEYHHGKIWVKSTEIGHGTTCRIELKKE; encoded by the coding sequence ATGATTTGGACCGATAGAATACGACAGGTAAAGATTTTTGGGGTGATAGCGGCAGTGTTTATTGCTGTCGCCTCTCTTGTTGTGTCTCATTTTCTGGTTCGTGATCTAGCAGAAGAGGAACGCACCCGTATGGCGGTTTGGGCTGAAGCTATGCGTACGCTCAATAATGCCGATGAGAATACTGATTTGAACTTGGTATTGAAGGTTATCAATGAAAATAATTCCATTCCGGTTATTGTAATGGATTCTGAAAACCATGCTCAGACTTTTCGTAATGTTGATGTTGAAGGGAAAGATTATGCAGATTCCCTTGCTTATGCTTCTGCCATTGGTCAGCGGCTCTTGAAACAAGGCAAGAATATTAAAATTGAACTAGATGATTCAACGCATGACTATATTCAGGTTTGCTATGATGAATCCCTCATGATACGACGTCTGTCAGCTTATCCTTATATTCAGTTGGGGGTAGTCATGCTCTTTGTGGTTATTGCCATCTTTGCTTTGCTTACTTCCAAAAGAGCGGAACAGAACAAGGTGTGGGTGGGGTTGTCTAAAGAAACTGCTCATCAGTTGGGTACTCCAATTTCCAGTCTGATGGCTTGGATTGAAATTCTGAAGATGAATTATCCGGATGACGAACTCATTCCTGAAATGAACAAGGATATCCAGCGTTTGCAACTGATAGCAGACCGTTTCTCAAAGATAGGTGCCCTGCCAGAACCTGTTCCTGCAAGTTTGAACGAAGTGATGAATCATGTTATAGACTACATGGATCGTCGAACATCGAAGAATGTTAAAATGGTGAAGGAAATACCTGAACAGGATGTTATCGTTAAGATGAATGCTTCTCTCTTTGAATGGGTGATAGAAAATCTGTCGAAGAATGCTGTTGATGCTATGGGAGCAAATGGTGGACAGATTACGCTCCACGTGGAAGAAACAGATGATAAAGCTATTATAGAAGTTTCAGATACAGGAAATGGTATAAGAAAAAGGGATTTGAAGAATGTATTCCGTCCCGGTTTTACTACCAAAAAGCGAGGCTGGGGCTTAGGTTTATCACTAGCTAAACGAATCGTAGAAGAATACCATCATGGCAAAATATGGGTGAAAAGTACAGAAATTGGGCATGGAACCACCTGCAGAATCGAGTTAAAGAAAGAATAA
- a CDS encoding transposase: protein MNTGLDQYMDIFKDAVEDSAAKLTKSFEKILIEVIILFMVIPRKINFTQMGRYGSHVEQTYRNAFGLKKSKSIDWLKLNVSLAKRFFGKQGRWAIAIDPSYISKAGKKTPHIGRFWSGCAQSVKHGLEIMGIGLIDIDAKDCMMLKAHQSLSNKELSLRNKTMVDFYISVIKRYRKELLKLSTLIVADAYFSTSTFVNGIKKEGFSLISRFRDNACLFYVYAGPRTGKRGRPKTKDGKIDMKNLDLTRMEKMEMKDIEGTAYTLIAYSKALRCKVRLVIWQMPNGKKKLFFSTDTSLSGEEVLLYYRTRFQIEFCFRDAKGYTGLMDCQARDKWKLDFAFNASFTSLNVAKVTMKEMGMEYSMSSFKSLMTNIYLVKRIFKASGYTPNRTLISKIFKDLSCLQRIAA from the coding sequence ATGAATACAGGACTTGACCAATATATGGATATCTTTAAAGATGCAGTTGAAGATTCGGCTGCAAAGTTAACAAAAAGTTTCGAGAAAATACTCATCGAGGTGATAATTTTGTTCATGGTAATACCAAGAAAGATAAATTTCACCCAAATGGGGAGGTATGGCTCGCATGTTGAGCAAACCTATCGCAACGCATTCGGCTTAAAAAAGTCGAAAAGCATTGACTGGCTCAAACTTAATGTCTCACTTGCCAAGCGCTTCTTTGGTAAACAGGGAAGATGGGCTATTGCCATTGATCCCAGCTACATCAGCAAAGCTGGCAAGAAGACTCCACATATCGGTCGTTTTTGGTCGGGATGTGCACAGTCTGTTAAACATGGTCTCGAAATCATGGGTATTGGCCTCATTGATATTGATGCCAAAGACTGCATGATGTTAAAAGCACACCAGTCGCTAAGTAATAAAGAACTGAGTCTTAGAAACAAGACTATGGTAGATTTCTATATCAGCGTCATTAAGCGTTACCGCAAGGAACTTCTTAAACTCTCAACCCTCATAGTTGCAGATGCTTACTTCTCTACAAGTACATTTGTTAATGGGATAAAGAAAGAAGGGTTCTCTTTGATAAGCCGCTTTCGTGACAATGCTTGTCTCTTTTATGTCTATGCTGGTCCACGTACTGGAAAACGTGGTCGCCCAAAGACCAAGGATGGCAAGATTGATATGAAGAATCTTGACCTCACTCGAATGGAGAAGATGGAGATGAAAGATATAGAAGGAACAGCTTATACTTTGATAGCCTATTCCAAGGCACTCAGGTGTAAAGTTAGACTTGTCATCTGGCAGATGCCGAATGGCAAGAAGAAACTATTCTTCTCTACAGACACCTCACTTTCGGGTGAAGAAGTACTTCTTTATTATAGAACCAGGTTCCAGATCGAATTTTGCTTTCGTGACGCCAAAGGCTATACTGGTCTTATGGACTGCCAGGCTCGCGATAAGTGGAAACTCGATTTTGCTTTCAATGCTTCGTTCACATCACTAAATGTTGCCAAGGTAACTATGAAGGAGATGGGAATGGAATATTCTATGTCTTCATTCAAGTCACTGATGACCAATATTTATCTGGTGAAACGAATTTTTAAAGCAAGTGGGTACACCCCGAACCGAACTTTAATTAGCAAGATTTTCAAAGATCTCTCGTGCTTACAGCGTATAGCTGCTTAG
- a CDS encoding glycoside hydrolase family 43 protein: MKKKLSTVLLALAAFMPMTAQNLVKGDYGYLYCHMSDKGEWTAYAISRDGYNYQDINDGNPIFNPEEHARIEGGTRDAYITRMYNGKGYIMVTTDMCVRKSHKWDNYGIDLLKSKDLKNWTSVTFDFRKGMQNFCDAATATSPYKDWSTINRVWAPQIFWDPDYCWENGEKGGYMIYYSMLNRAEEKYDRMYYSYADKTFTKLTTPKLLFDWGYATIDADINFLKSDGLYHMLIKKEGGKRGIFTATSKYLNHGWSAPVDDDFVSFEGSKLTEGSSAFQLIGDDTWRVAYIQYSDHPKHYHICKADKYLRNFSDPVDIKGVTAPQHGSFMRITKKEYKMLLKWNQELKNIEK, encoded by the coding sequence ATGAAAAAGAAATTATCAACCGTTCTTTTGGCATTGGCTGCCTTTATGCCAATGACAGCACAGAATCTTGTAAAGGGAGATTATGGTTATCTCTATTGTCACATGAGCGATAAGGGGGAGTGGACAGCCTATGCCATTTCCCGTGATGGCTACAACTATCAGGACATCAATGATGGCAACCCTATCTTCAATCCAGAAGAGCATGCCCGCATTGAAGGCGGAACCCGTGATGCCTACATCACCCGTATGTACAATGGCAAAGGATACATCATGGTTACCACCGATATGTGCGTGCGCAAGAGCCACAAATGGGACAACTATGGCATCGATCTCCTGAAGAGTAAGGATTTGAAGAACTGGACCAGCGTTACCTTCGATTTCCGCAAGGGCATGCAGAACTTCTGCGATGCTGCCACAGCTACATCTCCTTATAAGGACTGGAGCACCATCAACCGTGTATGGGCACCTCAGATTTTCTGGGATCCTGACTATTGTTGGGAAAACGGTGAGAAGGGCGGATACATGATTTACTATTCCATGCTTAACCGTGCTGAGGAGAAGTACGACCGCATGTATTACAGCTATGCTGACAAGACCTTTACCAAACTCACCACTCCTAAGCTACTCTTCGACTGGGGGTATGCTACCATCGATGCCGATATCAATTTCCTGAAGAGCGATGGTCTCTATCACATGCTCATTAAGAAAGAGGGTGGAAAGAGAGGTATCTTCACTGCTACCAGCAAATATCTCAATCATGGTTGGAGCGCTCCTGTCGATGATGACTTCGTAAGTTTCGAGGGAAGTAAACTGACAGAGGGAAGTTCTGCCTTCCAGCTTATTGGTGATGATACTTGGCGTGTGGCTTACATCCAATATAGTGATCATCCTAAGCATTACCATATCTGCAAGGCAGATAAGTATCTTCGTAATTTCTCTGATCCTGTGGACATTAAGGGAGTTACGGCTCCTCAGCATGGCAGTTTCATGAGAATTACCAAGAAAGAGTACAAAATGCTCCTGAAATGGAACCAAGAATTAAAAAATATAGAAAAATAA
- a CDS encoding glutamate synthase subunit beta has protein sequence MGNPKAFLTIPRKEAGYRPIHDRILDFSEVEQTLNSNDRRQQASRCMDCGVPFCHWACPLGNKAPEWNDALYKGDWELAYRLLNSTNDFPEFTGRICPALCEKACVLNLMDHEPTTNREDECAIVEHAFSEDYVHVEIPERNGKTVAVIGAGPAGLVAANQLNHKGYKVTVFEARENAGGLLRYGIPNFKLNKSIIDRRLRLLEEEGIEFRYNQHIDVTKLPEGFDAYVVSTGTPTARDLKIPGRELKGVYFALELLSQQNRILAGMEFSKDELVTCKGKDVLVIGGGDTGSDCIGTAHRQGCKSVTQIEIMPKPVEGPEDPKNPWPNWPRTLKTTSSHEEGCTRRWNINSLEFLGKNGKLTGVKVQPIDWKPNPEGGRPLMVEAGEPEIIKAEAVFLAMGFLKPQQPEFAENVFVAGDAASGASLVVRAMASGRKIAAQVDKFLNK, from the coding sequence ATGGGAAATCCAAAAGCATTTTTGACTATACCTCGCAAGGAAGCAGGTTATAGACCAATTCACGATAGAATCCTCGACTTCAGCGAGGTAGAACAGACATTGAATAGCAACGACCGCCGACAGCAGGCTTCACGTTGCATGGATTGTGGTGTGCCTTTCTGTCACTGGGCTTGTCCGCTGGGCAACAAGGCACCGGAGTGGAATGATGCCCTCTACAAGGGCGACTGGGAGCTGGCTTATCGTCTCCTCAATTCCACCAACGACTTTCCGGAGTTCACAGGACGCATCTGTCCTGCACTTTGCGAGAAGGCGTGTGTATTGAATCTCATGGATCATGAGCCAACCACCAACCGTGAGGATGAGTGTGCCATCGTGGAGCACGCCTTCTCTGAGGATTATGTACATGTTGAGATTCCTGAGCGTAATGGCAAGACGGTGGCTGTCATCGGTGCTGGTCCTGCGGGATTGGTAGCTGCCAACCAGTTGAACCATAAGGGATATAAGGTAACAGTATTCGAGGCACGTGAGAATGCTGGTGGTCTCTTGCGTTATGGTATTCCTAACTTCAAACTCAACAAGAGCATCATCGACCGCCGTCTCCGTCTTCTCGAAGAGGAGGGTATTGAATTCAGATACAACCAGCATATTGACGTTACCAAGTTGCCGGAAGGCTTCGATGCCTACGTGGTATCTACCGGTACACCAACTGCCCGCGACCTGAAGATTCCTGGAAGAGAGCTGAAGGGTGTTTATTTTGCCCTGGAACTTCTTTCTCAGCAGAACCGTATCCTCGCCGGTATGGAGTTCTCTAAGGACGAACTGGTTACCTGCAAGGGCAAGGATGTGCTGGTAATCGGTGGTGGTGATACTGGTTCCGACTGTATCGGTACCGCACATCGTCAGGGTTGCAAGAGCGTAACCCAGATTGAAATCATGCCTAAGCCAGTGGAAGGCCCGGAGGATCCTAAGAATCCTTGGCCAAACTGGCCTCGCACCCTGAAGACAACTTCCAGTCATGAGGAAGGATGCACCCGTCGCTGGAACATCAACTCTCTGGAGTTCCTGGGAAAAAACGGCAAACTGACAGGTGTGAAGGTTCAGCCTATCGACTGGAAACCAAACCCAGAGGGTGGTCGCCCGTTGATGGTAGAGGCTGGCGAACCGGAGATTATCAAGGCAGAGGCCGTATTTCTGGCCATGGGCTTCCTGAAGCCACAGCAGCCTGAATTTGCTGAGAATGTATTCGTGGCTGGCGATGCAGCAAGCGGTGCCTCTCTGGTAGTACGCGCCATGGCAAGCGGCAGAAAGATTGCTGCCCAGGTAGATAAGTTCCTGAACAAATAA
- the gltB gene encoding glutamate synthase large subunit, producing MEKGLYSSAYEHDACGVGMVVNIHGNKSHELVDNALKVLENMRHRGAEGADNKTGDGAGIMLQIPHEFILLQGIPVPEKGKYGTGLVFLPKDEKKQQDILSIMIEEIEREGLQLMHLRNVPTNPDCLGEAALSNEPAIKQVFITGVTDDKVPVFERTLYLIRKRIEKRVSDPDFFICSLSNSNIVYKGMLSSLQLRQYYPDLTNNYFTSGLALVHSRFSTNTFPTWSLAQPFRLLAHNGEINTIRGNRAWMKARESVLSSEALGDIREISPIVQPDMSDSASLDNVFEFFVMSGLSLPHAMAVMVPESFNDKNPISEDLKAFYEYHSILMEPWDGPAALLFSDGRYAGGMLDRNGLRPARYTITKNDMMVVASEVGVMDFDPTEIAEKGRLQPGKILLIDTQEGKIYYDGEIKERLAAQHPYRQWLNTNRIELEKLRSGRKVENGVDNLTRKELEFGFGEEDIDGTIIPMATKGQEPTASMGNDTPLAVLSDQPQIFFNYFRQQFAQVTNPAIDSIRENLVMSLTEYIGRVGSGILNPDESNCKMVRLPHPILTNTQLDILQNIRYKGFNTVKLHMLFETAKGEEGLHEALDELCKQAAQSVDDGYNYIILSDRGVDETHAAIPSLLAVSAVHHYLIDAGKRVQTALIVESGEIREVMHAALLLGYGASALCPYLTYAILDDLVKKGKIQEDYHTAEQNYIKAVKKGLFKIMAKMGISTIRSYRGAKIFESIGLSESLLKSYFGTEVSTIGGIGLETIARDAIRLHDKAFETKKLEFLPSMGQFHYRKDGIKHAWNPETIATLQLATRKGDYDLFKKYTHLVDDKQEPIFIRDFFSFRKNPISIDKVEPVEEIVKHFVTGAMSFGALSKEAHEAMALAMNALGARSNTGEGGEDNERFHSTQDGISLSSKTKQVASGRFGVTTEYLVNAEEIQIKVAQGAKPGEGGQLPGFKVNEVIAKTRHSIPGISLISPPPHHDIYSIEDLAQLIFDLKNVNPKAAISVKLVAESGVGTIAAGVAKAKADLIVISGAEGGTGASPASSMRFAGISPEIGLSETQQTLVKNGLRGQVRLQVDGQLKSGRDIILMALLGAEEFSFGTAALIVLGCVMMRKCNLNTCPMGVATQDPKLRAHFRGSYKYLINYFRFLAEEVREYLAEMGYTSLNDIIGHTELIVRKKDEEIVPTEGSDAVEPEVAKSIKEKADLLDFSRLLHRETGHCSLYHTTEQIHDLDNVLDQQLIRGAQRAIENQEEVNLDFAIKNTDRAAGVMLSGMIAEKYGEAGLPDKTVNVKFKGSAGQSFGAFLVKGVDFKLEGETNDYFAKGLSGGRVSILPPIRSNFSAEDNIIAGNTGLYGATSGELYINGKVGERFGVRNSGAIAVIEGAGDHCCEYMTGGRVVVLGETGRNFAAGMSGGVAYVWDKNHNFDYFCNMDMVEINLVEDSTYRKELHELIRQHYLYTGSKLARTMLDDWNHYVEDFIQVVPIEYKRVLQEEQVKKLQQKIADMQRDY from the coding sequence ATGGAAAAAGGATTGTACAGTTCAGCCTATGAGCACGATGCGTGTGGCGTAGGTATGGTGGTGAATATCCACGGTAACAAGAGTCATGAGCTGGTCGATAACGCCTTGAAGGTACTCGAGAACATGCGTCATCGTGGTGCAGAGGGTGCCGATAACAAGACGGGTGATGGTGCCGGTATCATGCTCCAGATTCCACATGAGTTTATTCTTCTTCAGGGTATCCCAGTGCCAGAAAAAGGTAAATATGGTACGGGTCTCGTCTTCTTGCCTAAGGATGAGAAGAAACAGCAGGATATTCTCTCTATCATGATTGAGGAAATTGAACGCGAGGGATTGCAGCTGATGCATCTCCGCAATGTGCCTACTAACCCTGATTGTTTGGGTGAGGCTGCTTTGAGTAACGAACCAGCTATCAAACAGGTGTTTATCACAGGTGTTACAGATGATAAGGTGCCTGTCTTTGAGCGCACCCTCTATCTTATCCGTAAACGTATTGAGAAACGTGTCAGTGATCCTGATTTCTTTATTTGTTCGTTGTCTAATTCGAACATCGTATATAAGGGTATGTTGAGCAGCCTCCAGTTGCGCCAATATTATCCTGACTTGACCAATAATTATTTCACAAGCGGTCTGGCTCTGGTTCACTCCCGCTTCTCTACCAACACCTTCCCAACATGGAGTCTGGCTCAGCCATTCCGTCTCCTTGCCCACAATGGTGAGATTAACACCATCCGTGGTAACCGTGCCTGGATGAAGGCTCGTGAGAGTGTGTTGAGCAGCGAGGCTTTGGGCGATATCCGTGAGATTTCTCCTATCGTCCAGCCTGATATGAGTGACTCTGCCAGCCTCGACAATGTATTTGAGTTCTTCGTGATGAGCGGCCTGTCATTGCCTCATGCCATGGCTGTGATGGTGCCTGAGAGCTTCAACGACAAGAACCCTATCTCTGAGGATCTGAAGGCATTCTATGAGTACCACTCTATCCTGATGGAGCCATGGGATGGTCCTGCCGCCCTGCTCTTCAGCGATGGCCGTTATGCTGGTGGTATGCTCGATAGAAATGGTCTGCGCCCTGCACGCTATACCATCACCAAGAACGATATGATGGTAGTCGCATCTGAAGTAGGTGTGATGGATTTCGATCCTACAGAGATTGCCGAGAAGGGTCGTCTGCAGCCTGGTAAAATTCTCCTCATCGATACACAGGAGGGTAAGATCTACTACGATGGTGAAATCAAGGAGCGCCTGGCTGCCCAGCATCCATATCGCCAGTGGTTGAACACCAACCGTATTGAACTGGAGAAACTTCGCAGTGGTCGTAAGGTGGAAAATGGTGTGGACAACCTCACTCGCAAGGAATTGGAATTCGGTTTTGGCGAGGAAGATATCGACGGTACTATCATCCCAATGGCTACCAAGGGTCAGGAACCTACTGCTTCTATGGGTAATGATACTCCGCTTGCTGTGCTTTCCGACCAGCCACAGATTTTCTTCAACTACTTCCGTCAGCAGTTTGCTCAGGTTACCAACCCTGCTATCGATTCTATCCGTGAGAACCTCGTGATGAGTCTTACCGAGTATATCGGCCGTGTAGGTTCCGGCATTCTGAACCCAGACGAGAGCAACTGCAAGATGGTTCGTCTGCCACATCCTATCCTGACCAATACCCAGCTGGATATCCTTCAGAATATCCGCTACAAGGGATTTAATACAGTAAAACTCCACATGCTCTTCGAAACCGCCAAGGGCGAAGAAGGACTGCACGAGGCTTTGGATGAACTCTGCAAGCAGGCTGCCCAGAGCGTGGATGATGGCTACAACTACATCATCTTGAGCGACCGTGGCGTGGATGAAACTCATGCCGCCATTCCATCTCTGCTTGCCGTGAGTGCCGTACATCATTATCTGATTGATGCCGGCAAGCGTGTGCAGACAGCCCTCATCGTAGAGAGCGGTGAGATTCGTGAGGTAATGCATGCAGCCCTCCTGTTGGGTTACGGTGCATCAGCCCTCTGTCCATACTTGACATACGCCATCCTCGACGACCTTGTAAAGAAGGGAAAGATTCAGGAGGATTACCATACAGCCGAGCAGAACTACATCAAGGCTGTGAAGAAGGGCTTGTTCAAGATTATGGCTAAGATGGGTATCTCTACCATCCGAAGCTATCGTGGTGCCAAGATCTTCGAGAGCATCGGTTTGAGCGAGAGCCTTCTGAAGAGCTACTTCGGAACAGAGGTGAGCACTATCGGCGGTATCGGACTCGAGACCATCGCCCGTGATGCCATCCGCCTGCACGACAAGGCATTCGAGACCAAGAAGCTCGAGTTCCTGCCAAGTATGGGACAGTTCCACTACCGCAAGGACGGTATCAAGCACGCTTGGAACCCAGAGACCATCGCCACCCTGCAGCTCGCAACCCGCAAGGGCGATTATGATCTCTTCAAGAAATATACACATCTCGTTGACGATAAGCAGGAGCCTATCTTCATCCGCGACTTCTTCAGCTTCCGCAAGAATCCTATCTCTATAGATAAGGTGGAGCCGGTAGAGGAAATCGTGAAGCACTTCGTTACCGGTGCAATGAGTTTCGGTGCCCTCTCCAAAGAGGCTCACGAGGCAATGGCACTCGCCATGAACGCCCTCGGTGCCCGAAGCAATACCGGTGAAGGTGGTGAGGATAACGAGCGATTCCATTCTACACAGGATGGCATCAGCCTCTCAAGCAAGACCAAGCAGGTGGCTTCCGGTCGATTCGGTGTGACTACTGAATATTTGGTAAATGCAGAGGAAATCCAGATCAAGGTGGCACAGGGTGCTAAACCGGGTGAGGGTGGTCAGTTGCCTGGCTTCAAGGTTAACGAGGTCATTGCCAAGACCCGTCACTCTATTCCTGGCATCAGCTTGATTTCTCCTCCACCTCATCACGATATCTACAGTATCGAGGATTTGGCTCAGCTCATCTTCGACCTCAAGAACGTAAACCCTAAGGCGGCTATCTCTGTGAAGTTGGTTGCTGAGAGTGGTGTGGGTACCATCGCTGCCGGTGTGGCTAAGGCAAAGGCCGACCTCATCGTTATCTCTGGTGCTGAGGGTGGTACAGGTGCCAGCCCTGCATCAAGTATGCGTTTCGCTGGTATCTCTCCTGAAATCGGACTTTCTGAAACCCAGCAGACACTGGTGAAAAACGGTCTTCGCGGACAGGTTCGTCTGCAGGTAGATGGTCAGTTGAAGAGTGGTCGTGACATCATCCTGATGGCTTTGCTCGGTGCTGAGGAATTCAGTTTCGGTACGGCAGCCCTCATCGTTTTGGGTTGTGTCATGATGCGTAAGTGTAACTTGAATACCTGTCCTATGGGTGTTGCCACACAGGATCCTAAGCTCCGTGCGCACTTCCGTGGCAGCTACAAGTATCTTATCAACTACTTCCGCTTCCTCGCTGAGGAGGTTCGTGAATATCTGGCAGAGATGGGTTACACCTCATTGAACGATATCATCGGTCATACCGAGCTCATCGTCCGCAAGAAGGATGAGGAGATTGTTCCTACCGAGGGTTCGGATGCCGTAGAGCCAGAGGTGGCCAAGAGCATCAAGGAGAAGGCCGACTTGCTCGATTTCTCTCGTCTCTTGCATCGTGAGACAGGTCATTGCTCGCTCTATCATACTACCGAGCAGATTCATGACCTCGACAATGTACTCGACCAGCAGTTGATTCGTGGTGCACAGCGTGCCATCGAGAATCAGGAAGAAGTGAACCTCGATTTTGCCATCAAGAATACCGATCGTGCTGCCGGTGTGATGCTGAGCGGTATGATTGCCGAGAAATATGGTGAGGCTGGTCTTCCAGACAAGACCGTGAACGTGAAGTTCAAGGGTTCTGCAGGTCAGAGCTTCGGTGCCTTCCTGGTTAAGGGAGTGGATTTCAAACTCGAAGGTGAGACCAATGACTATTTCGCCAAGGGACTTTCAGGAGGTCGTGTTTCCATCCTTCCTCCTATCCGCAGCAACTTCTCTGCTGAGGATAACATCATCGCCGGTAACACCGGATTGTATGGTGCTACAAGCGGTGAGTTGTATATCAATGGTAAGGTAGGTGAACGCTTCGGTGTTCGTAACTCCGGTGCCATCGCCGTGATTGAGGGCGCTGGCGACCACTGCTGCGAGTATATGACGGGCGGTAGAGTAGTAGTGCTCGGTGAAACTGGCCGTAACTTTGCCGCTGGTATGAGTGGTGGTGTTGCCTATGTATGGGATAAGAACCACAACTTCGATTACTTCTGTAACATGGATATGGTGGAGATTAATCTCGTGGAGGATAGCACCTATCGCAAGGAGTTGCACGAGCTGATCCGTCAGCATTATCTCTACACCGGCAGTAAGCTTGCCCGTACTATGCTCGACGACTGGAACCACTACGTAGAGGATTTCATCCAGGTAGTGCCAATCGAGTACAAGCGAGTTCTCCAGGAGGAGCAGGTAAAGAAGTTGCAGCAGAAGATTGCGGATATGCAGCGAGATTACTAA